The DNA sequence GATCGAAACGGTGTTGAACGGCACCTCGCTGGCGCCGACTTCGCTCAGCGCATCGGCAAAGCCGTCGACCGTGTGGCGGTAGTAGCTCAAACCCACCGGCGGCGTCACCAAAGCGAGCCGGCGGCGGCCTAGGCCGGCCAGATGGCGCACCGCCTCGGCCGCGAAGGCGTAATTGTCGAAATCATGATAGGGATGCACGAGCCCCATATCGGTGCGGCCGTGGGTCGCGAAGGGAATGCCGCGCTCCAGCATGTAGCGGGCGCGGGGGTCGTTCGGCTGCGTGCGTGAAATGATGACGCCGTCGGCGGAGCCGGTCTCCACGAGATAGCGCACCGGATCCAGCGGATCCTGCGAGCGCGAATAGGGTGTCACGATCAGGTGGTAGGGCGTGTCGGCGATGACTTCCGTGACGCCATAGATGATGTCGGAGACAAAGCTCATGAGTTCGTGCTCAGTGTTGAGCACGAGGCTGATGACATTGGTCTTGCCGGTCCTGAGGCGCACCCCGGCGCGGTTCGGCCGATAGCCGATCTGCTTGGCCACGAGCTGGACTCGGCGTCTGGTCTCGGCGCCGATCTCGGGCGCGTCCTTCAAGGCCCGCGAGACGGTGGTGACGCCGAGCCCGGTCATGAAGGCAAGCGTCTTCAGCGTCGGCCGCTCCTGTGCCGTCGCCCCGTCATCCCTGGCCATGCGCTGTTTGTCCATCCGTCCCGCCCATCAGGCGCATAGCAGCCGCCGGGCAGCCCGGCAATGTTGCGGCCGCTCCCCATGGCGCGTCACCTGCAGTGGAAGCAGTATACTGAAACGTTACAGTTTGTCACGATCGGTGTAAACGGGCGCGGGCGGACGCAAAAAGACGCCGTCAACCGCAGGCCGAAAAAACGTTGAGATTCAGAGGGAAGCGTGCTCTTGGCAAGTTTCTTGCTGCTCTTACCTAAGAGAGCGGTGCAGTTTTGCATATTGCGTCGCACAATGCCGCGGCAGCGAGATGATTTTGTTCGCAGCTCGAAAAATGTCAAAGTGACATTCTGCCGGAAGGGGTTGCGTATGGTCTTCAATTGCCGTATCGAAAATCTGTAACGTTTCAGATTTCTGGGAGGAAGCCGAAATGCGATACAAATTCCTGACCGCTGCCTTTGCCGCGACGGTTGCTCTCAACTTTGCCGGGCCGGCGGCCGCGACCGATCTGGAAGTCACCCATTGGTGGACCTCCGGCGGCGAGGCGGCGGCAGTCGCCGAACTCGCCAAGGCATTCGACGCCACCGGCAATCACTGGGTCGACGGCGCCATCGCCGGATCCGGCGGCACGGCGCGGCCGATCATGATCAGCCGCATCACCGGCGGCGATCCGATGGGGGCCACGCAGTTCAATCACGGCAGGCAAGCGGAAGAGCTGGTTCAGGCTGGCCTGATGCGCGACCTCACCGATGTCGCCACCAAGGGCAAGTGGACGGAAGTGGTACGGCCCAAGAGCCTGCTCGATTCTTGCACCATCGACGGCAAGATCTATTGCGTGCCGGTCAACATCCATTCCTGGCAGTGGCTGT is a window from the Mesorhizobium australicum WSM2073 genome containing:
- a CDS encoding LacI family transcriptional regulator, translating into MDKQRMARDDGATAQERPTLKTLAFMTGLGVTTVSRALKDAPEIGAETRRRVQLVAKQIGYRPNRAGVRLRTGKTNVISLVLNTEHELMSFVSDIIYGVTEVIADTPYHLIVTPYSRSQDPLDPVRYLVETGSADGVIISRTQPNDPRARYMLERGIPFATHGRTDMGLVHPYHDFDNYAFAAEAVRHLAGLGRRRLALVTPPVGLSYYRHTVDGFADALSEVGASEVPFNTVSIDHSIEQIRTRTAQLMRRDIRPDGIVSSAAAATLAIVAGIEDAGLKLGRDVDVVSKQSSELLHLFRHELLVVNEDFRLAGSELARSVLGWIGGAAPGSLQSLSEPKGVVAYRRSD